One region of Mucilaginibacter gotjawali genomic DNA includes:
- a CDS encoding VCBS repeat-containing protein, protein MRNSLYLLFGLFFLLIVSCKKKDTLFESIPSSFSGVNFNNKIVENDSINPLDKLNIYNGGGVGIGDFNNDGLQDIYLVGNAVPNRLYINKGNFKFQDVTVAAGVGGRGGWGRGVAVVDINNDGLLDIYVCNTLLSDSNKRTNLLYINLGPDKNGVPHFKEMAKEYGLDIKLHSTMASFFDYDNDGDLDMYLTVNDAESSDNTSTFRPIIRDGTGKSTGHLYRNDWDPVLKHPVFHDVSKQAGILMEGYGHATTTVDINRDGWKDIYVTNDFLPENILYINNHDGTFTDRSKEYFKHTSTSSMGQDIEDLNNDGLADVFELDMFPEDNYRKKMFMSSNSYQVFKNYDYYGYQYQYNRNTLQINQGPRPGQNDSIGEPAFSETSFLSGVSQTDWSWCPLITDFDNDGFRDIVITNGYPRDVNDHDFTTFRAEAYMVASKKQILDQIPIIKIPNYAFKNGGNLQFADVTKSWGLDVPTFSNGAAYADLDNDGDMDLVINNINDEVLIYKNTAREKSKSDSHYLNIKFAGGSQNKDGIGAWADIYYGNNKHQVYENTPFRGYLSTIQNIAHFGVGRDSLLDSVVIKWQNGKKQCLTKVKADQLLKVKMADAKDNFTFDLPKINTQSLFKEVTRNVGVTYKHQEDDLVDFNIQKLIPHKLSQYSPAIAVGDVDGNGYDDMVIGGTSKYPAQLLLQQPDGKFIQRDLLAKGADNPKDHFKDEGLLLFDANGDGHPDLYIASGGYENKPGSPYYQDRLYINDGKGNFSAAVDALPENYTSKLCVKAIDYNKDGKMDLFVSGRVEPWNYPKPVSSMILRNDSKDGKIKFTDVTATVAKDLQNIGLVCDATFSDFDNDGWPDLILTGEWMPVTFLKNDHGVFKNVTANTGISDKLGWWNTIAAGDFNHDGKTDYIVGNTGLNTFYKASDKYPVYITAKDFDNNGSYDAFPSLFLKDQSGEMREFPVNTRDDIIKQMISMRVKFQNYKSYAVATMDSVITPEMQQGAVRLKVNTMQSCYLRNDGDGKFTMTPLPLEAQVSQLNGIVVDDFDGDGNLDIALTGNDYGTEVGTGRYDAFNGLMLKGDGRGNFIPVTLQKSGIYIPGDGKALVKLMGAKGNYLLAASQNRDVLKIFELKRPVHPVKIEPTDAYAVIKYKNGKITKLEFYNGTSFLSQSGRFFNVDNTMESVKITDNMGRGRNVPLNQYMK, encoded by the coding sequence ATGAGAAATAGCCTTTATCTTTTGTTTGGTTTATTTTTTCTTTTAATAGTATCATGTAAAAAAAAGGATACACTTTTTGAAAGTATCCCATCATCATTTTCGGGCGTTAATTTTAATAATAAGATTGTTGAAAATGATTCGATCAATCCTTTAGATAAGCTCAATATTTACAATGGCGGCGGCGTAGGAATCGGCGATTTTAACAACGATGGCTTACAGGATATTTATTTGGTTGGTAACGCTGTGCCCAACAGGCTATATATCAATAAGGGTAATTTTAAGTTTCAGGACGTGACCGTGGCGGCTGGTGTGGGCGGCAGGGGAGGCTGGGGAAGAGGTGTGGCTGTTGTTGACATAAATAATGATGGTTTATTAGATATTTATGTGTGCAATACCTTACTAAGTGATTCCAATAAACGGACGAACCTGCTTTACATTAACCTGGGGCCCGATAAAAATGGGGTTCCCCATTTTAAGGAAATGGCTAAAGAATATGGCCTTGATATAAAGTTACATTCTACAATGGCCTCATTTTTCGATTATGATAATGATGGCGACCTCGACATGTACCTTACCGTAAATGATGCAGAATCATCAGATAATACAAGCACATTCAGGCCTATTATAAGGGATGGAACCGGAAAAAGCACCGGGCATCTTTACCGTAATGATTGGGATCCCGTTTTAAAACATCCTGTTTTTCATGATGTATCAAAACAGGCGGGAATCTTGATGGAAGGGTATGGTCACGCTACCACCACGGTTGATATCAACAGGGATGGCTGGAAGGACATCTATGTAACCAACGATTTTCTGCCCGAAAATATATTATACATCAATAATCACGATGGTACATTTACTGATCGGTCAAAGGAATATTTTAAACATACTTCAACCAGCTCGATGGGGCAGGATATTGAGGACCTGAATAATGATGGCCTTGCCGACGTTTTTGAGCTCGACATGTTCCCCGAGGATAATTACCGTAAAAAGATGTTCATGAGCTCAAACTCATACCAGGTTTTTAAGAATTATGATTATTACGGTTACCAGTACCAATATAACCGGAATACTTTACAAATTAACCAGGGGCCACGCCCCGGGCAGAATGACTCAATTGGTGAGCCTGCCTTCAGTGAAACCAGTTTTTTAAGCGGGGTATCGCAAACCGACTGGAGCTGGTGCCCTTTGATAACCGATTTTGACAACGATGGTTTTAGGGACATTGTTATTACTAATGGCTATCCGCGTGATGTAAATGACCATGATTTTACAACGTTCAGGGCTGAAGCTTATATGGTAGCTTCGAAAAAACAAATACTTGACCAAATACCAATTATTAAAATCCCAAATTATGCCTTTAAAAACGGCGGCAACCTTCAATTCGCTGATGTAACTAAAAGCTGGGGGCTTGATGTACCAACATTTTCAAATGGCGCGGCCTATGCAGATCTTGATAATGACGGTGATATGGACCTGGTGATCAATAATATTAATGATGAAGTGCTGATCTACAAAAATACAGCAAGAGAAAAAAGTAAAAGCGATAGCCATTACCTGAACATAAAATTTGCCGGTGGCAGCCAAAACAAGGACGGGATTGGCGCATGGGCCGATATTTATTATGGTAATAACAAGCACCAGGTGTATGAAAACACACCTTTTCGCGGTTATCTTTCTACCATACAAAATATAGCACATTTTGGCGTTGGCAGGGATAGCCTGCTTGATTCGGTGGTGATCAAATGGCAAAATGGTAAAAAACAATGCCTCACAAAAGTTAAGGCCGATCAGTTGCTGAAAGTGAAAATGGCAGATGCAAAAGATAATTTCACCTTCGATCTGCCTAAAATAAATACACAATCTTTATTTAAAGAAGTAACCCGCAATGTTGGAGTTACCTACAAACATCAGGAAGATGACCTGGTTGATTTTAATATCCAAAAGCTGATCCCTCATAAATTGTCGCAATATTCTCCGGCGATAGCTGTAGGGGATGTTGATGGCAACGGGTATGACGATATGGTGATTGGCGGTACCTCAAAATATCCCGCCCAGTTACTGTTGCAGCAACCCGATGGCAAATTTATCCAACGCGATCTGCTTGCTAAAGGGGCAGATAACCCTAAAGATCATTTTAAAGATGAAGGGTTGCTATTGTTTGACGCCAATGGAGATGGCCACCCCGACCTGTATATTGCAAGTGGTGGTTATGAAAATAAGCCGGGTTCGCCATATTACCAGGACAGGCTTTACATAAATGATGGTAAAGGGAATTTCAGCGCGGCTGTTGATGCACTACCTGAAAACTATACCAGTAAGTTATGTGTAAAAGCAATTGATTACAATAAGGACGGTAAGATGGATTTGTTTGTTTCAGGCCGCGTTGAGCCCTGGAATTACCCGAAACCAGTGTCAAGCATGATCCTTCGCAACGACAGCAAGGATGGGAAAATAAAGTTCACCGATGTTACGGCAACTGTAGCAAAAGACCTTCAAAACATTGGGCTGGTTTGTGATGCGACATTTTCTGACTTCGATAATGATGGCTGGCCCGATCTTATACTTACCGGTGAATGGATGCCGGTAACATTTTTAAAAAATGACCACGGTGTATTTAAGAATGTTACGGCCAATACCGGGATAAGTGATAAGTTGGGCTGGTGGAATACCATAGCAGCCGGCGATTTTAACCATGACGGGAAAACAGATTATATTGTTGGTAACACCGGGTTAAATACTTTTTATAAAGCTTCTGATAAATATCCGGTTTATATTACTGCCAAAGATTTTGATAATAATGGTAGTTATGATGCTTTTCCGTCGCTGTTTTTAAAAGATCAGAGTGGAGAGATGCGGGAGTTTCCGGTTAATACGCGCGATGACATTATCAAACAGATGATTAGTATGCGGGTGAAATTTCAGAATTACAAATCATATGCCGTAGCGACAATGGATTCGGTTATTACGCCCGAGATGCAGCAGGGAGCTGTGCGGCTAAAGGTTAACACGATGCAGTCATGTTATTTGCGTAATGACGGAGATGGCAAATTCACGATGACCCCTTTACCGCTTGAGGCCCAGGTTTCGCAGCTTAATGGGATAGTAGTTGATGATTTTGACGGGGATGGCAACCTTGATATTGCTTTAACCGGAAACGACTATGGAACGGAAGTCGGAACCGGCCGCTATGACGCCTTTAACGGACTGATGTTAAAGGGCGATGGGCGCGGAAATTTTATACCGGTTACACTTCAGAAGAGTGGCATTTATATTCCGGGGGATGGAAAGGCTCTCGTAAAATTAATGGGTGCAAAAGGCAACTATTTGCTGGCTGCAAGCCAGAACAGGGATGTACTTAAAATATTTGAACTAAAACGGCCGGTACATCCGGTTAAAATTGAACCCACAGACGCTTACGCCGTAATAAAATATAAAAATGGGAAAATAACCAAATTGGAATTTTATAATGGTACATCATTTTTGTCGCAGTCGGGCAGGTTTTTTAATGTTGATAATACCATGGAATCAGTAAAAATTACTGATAATATGGGTCGAGGTAGGAATGTTCCGTTAAACCAATATATGAAATGA
- a CDS encoding RagB/SusD family nutrient uptake outer membrane protein, whose product MKTSYGKFIALGSLVALTLTYSCKKLLNQAPVGSLNGAVLANKAGLDGLLIGAYSMLDGYGQTSTEWESGIDNWAYGGIGADDAFKGSNTTDQPTAVPVENHTIDPSNEYIAEKWSVFYNAVQRANDVIREIPLIKDGSVSADYAKEVTAEAKFLRGVFHFELAKMFRNVPYVDESITYSAGNFNVPNPGPIWDKIEADFTAAMAGLPKTQGQIGRANYYAAEAFLAKAYLWDHQYAKAKTALDDLITNGETAGGAKYALSASYEDNYNAVKKNGPESVFAVQMTINDGSNGSNDNPGEALNFPAGTYTGCCGFYQPSYTLANAFKVDANGLPLLGTTSMTVADFTGDNKTTTNVTANIPNSSVTNLGNDHGLGASDAFTPPTDALDPRIDWTVGRRGIPYLDWGLCGGEQWSRGDLCPYNPIKNVFYHSQQASTADNNGGWASNQGTADNYNLITLADLYLWRAECEVESSDLAGAMADVNVVRARMQDPAGWVHTYVDDSNPSAGFTTTPAANYKIGLYTTFPSQSYAREAVHMEEQLEFGMEGHRFFDLQRWDPIYGGPEPAGYMAGVINGHIAAVTRIANPVLDGHSFTAGKNELYPIPLQQVTLENGQLKQNPKY is encoded by the coding sequence ATGAAAACTTCTTATGGTAAATTCATCGCCCTGGGTTCGCTGGTTGCGCTTACACTAACCTATTCGTGTAAGAAGCTCCTGAACCAGGCACCGGTAGGGTCGCTAAACGGCGCAGTACTGGCCAACAAGGCTGGTCTGGATGGCCTGCTGATCGGCGCCTACTCCATGCTGGATGGCTATGGCCAAACATCAACTGAATGGGAATCAGGTATTGATAACTGGGCATATGGCGGTATTGGCGCCGATGATGCTTTTAAAGGATCAAATACTACGGATCAGCCAACAGCTGTGCCGGTGGAGAATCACACTATCGACCCTTCAAACGAATATATTGCTGAAAAATGGTCGGTGTTTTATAATGCTGTTCAGCGTGCAAATGACGTGATCCGCGAAATTCCTTTAATAAAAGATGGTTCCGTATCAGCAGATTATGCAAAAGAAGTAACAGCCGAAGCGAAATTTTTGCGCGGCGTGTTCCACTTCGAACTGGCAAAAATGTTCAGGAATGTACCTTATGTAGACGAATCTATCACTTACAGTGCAGGTAACTTTAACGTGCCCAACCCCGGCCCGATATGGGATAAAATTGAAGCAGATTTTACTGCTGCAATGGCTGGTTTACCAAAAACACAGGGACAAATTGGCCGTGCCAACTATTACGCCGCCGAAGCATTTTTAGCAAAAGCATACCTGTGGGATCACCAGTATGCCAAAGCCAAAACAGCCCTGGATGACCTGATCACCAATGGCGAAACTGCCGGCGGTGCAAAATATGCATTGAGCGCTAGTTACGAAGATAATTACAATGCTGTTAAAAAGAACGGCCCTGAATCAGTATTCGCGGTTCAGATGACTATTAATGACGGTTCAAACGGATCAAATGACAATCCTGGTGAGGCCTTAAACTTCCCTGCCGGTACTTACACAGGTTGCTGCGGTTTTTACCAGCCATCATACACTTTGGCCAATGCCTTTAAAGTGGATGCAAACGGCTTGCCTTTGTTAGGCACCACCAGCATGACTGTTGCTGATTTTACCGGTGATAATAAAACCACTACCAACGTTACTGCAAACATTCCCAACTCAAGTGTTACTAACTTAGGTAACGACCATGGTTTAGGCGCTTCGGATGCATTCACACCTCCGACAGATGCCTTGGATCCCCGTATCGACTGGACCGTTGGCCGTCGCGGTATCCCATATCTTGACTGGGGCCTTTGCGGTGGTGAACAATGGTCACGTGGCGACCTTTGCCCATACAACCCGATCAAAAACGTTTTCTACCACTCTCAGCAAGCTTCAACCGCTGATAACAACGGCGGATGGGCCAGTAACCAGGGTACAGCTGATAACTACAACCTGATAACACTTGCCGACCTTTATTTATGGCGTGCAGAGTGCGAGGTTGAATCAAGCGACCTAGCCGGTGCAATGGCTGACGTAAACGTAGTTCGTGCCCGTATGCAGGATCCTGCTGGCTGGGTTCACACCTATGTTGACGACAGCAACCCATCTGCTGGTTTTACCACCACTCCTGCTGCCAACTATAAGATTGGTTTGTATACCACATTCCCTTCACAATCATATGCCCGCGAAGCAGTTCATATGGAAGAGCAGTTAGAATTTGGTATGGAAGGTCACCGTTTCTTCGACTTACAGCGCTGGGATCCTATTTATGGTGGCCCTGAGCCTGCAGGTTACATGGCTGGCGTAATTAACGGCCATATTGCCGCTGTTACCCGCATTGCTAACCCTGTGTTAGACGGTCACTCATTTACCGCAGGTAAAAATGAGCTTTATCCAATACCTCTTCAACAGGTTACACTGGAAAATGGTCAATTGAAACAAAATCCTAAATACTAA
- a CDS encoding vanadium-dependent haloperoxidase, whose amino-acid sequence MRNVKLTAVLLLALFAVGCAHKNKSALLNDADVLHENEHQLTQVIIYDVFTPPVASRIYGYTALASYEAMRYADPKYNSIITQLKGFGKPPVPQKGKDYNFALAATKAFFTVAHKVTFSIDSLKKYENGVYQMYKDNLDDSTYARSVDFGEQIGKLILKRAAVDDYPQTRGKPKYLGETSPAKWRPTPPDYMDGVEFCWGDMKVFAIDSSKQFFPGPPPAYSEDKNSAFVKQYMEVYNKNKSLTDEEKLIAAYWDDNPFVIQHSGHLMFADKKITPGGHWIGITTIACKQSHANAVKTAQAYALTSIGLYDAFICCWEVKYKYSYARPVTNINEKVDHYWLPLLQTPPFPEYTAGHSTISAAAAVLLTHEFGDNFAFQDTSDLHYIGKQRHFDSFIKASDETALSRFYGGIHYLNSSLVGATQGKQIGNFIWNKLKLTN is encoded by the coding sequence ATGAGAAATGTTAAATTAACAGCAGTTTTGCTTTTAGCATTATTTGCCGTGGGTTGTGCCCACAAAAACAAATCAGCACTATTAAATGATGCTGATGTGCTGCATGAAAATGAGCACCAGTTAACACAGGTAATTATTTACGATGTGTTTACGCCGCCTGTTGCGTCACGTATTTATGGGTACACGGCACTTGCATCGTATGAGGCGATGCGTTATGCCGACCCGAAATATAATTCAATTATTACCCAGCTTAAAGGCTTTGGCAAACCGCCGGTACCCCAAAAGGGCAAAGACTACAATTTTGCCTTAGCTGCAACCAAGGCATTTTTTACGGTGGCACATAAGGTTACCTTTTCTATAGACTCTTTAAAAAAGTATGAAAATGGTGTTTACCAGATGTACAAAGATAATCTTGACGACTCCACCTATGCCCGTTCAGTTGATTTTGGTGAACAAATTGGCAAATTAATACTAAAAAGAGCCGCAGTTGACGATTACCCCCAAACCAGGGGGAAACCAAAATATTTAGGTGAAACCAGCCCGGCAAAATGGCGTCCAACGCCACCTGATTACATGGATGGCGTTGAGTTTTGCTGGGGTGATATGAAAGTTTTTGCGATTGATTCGTCAAAACAGTTTTTTCCGGGCCCGCCGCCGGCTTACAGTGAGGATAAAAACAGTGCATTTGTTAAACAATACATGGAGGTATATAATAAAAACAAAAGCTTAACTGATGAAGAAAAGCTAATTGCCGCCTATTGGGACGATAACCCGTTTGTAATTCAACATAGCGGCCATTTAATGTTTGCTGATAAAAAGATCACTCCCGGCGGCCATTGGATAGGTATTACTACCATTGCCTGTAAGCAAAGTCATGCTAACGCAGTTAAAACTGCACAGGCCTATGCGCTTACTTCAATAGGCCTGTATGATGCATTTATATGCTGCTGGGAAGTGAAATACAAATACAGTTATGCAAGGCCGGTTACTAACATTAACGAGAAAGTAGATCATTACTGGCTGCCTTTATTACAAACTCCCCCGTTCCCTGAATATACAGCCGGCCACTCTACCATCAGCGCTGCGGCAGCAGTTTTGTTAACGCATGAATTTGGCGATAATTTTGCCTTCCAGGATACAAGTGATCTCCATTATATAGGCAAACAAAGGCATTTTGATTCCTTTATTAAAGCATCTGACGAAACTGCCCTGAGCCGGTTTTATGGCGGTATCCACTATCTTAACAGTTCACTGGTAGGTGCAACGCAGGGGAAGCAAATAGGCAATTTTATCTGGAATAAATTAAAACTTACCAACTAA